The DNA sequence TCGGTCTAATTGGTTTGCACAGACTATAAGGGGAGACAAAGCTAATCAAAATCTGACTAATCATATGCCAGCAGTCAAGTTGACCTTGCAAGGCCATGCTTAAAGTTGAGTTTAGCCAATTTGCATAAACCGTTTCCCTTGCCTACGTCATCAGAGCTCGCCCAAAATATTGTTTCAAATTAGTCCCATTGTTGGCAGTTTCAAAAGGAAGTTTCTTTGCCATTTACctatggttaaaaaaaaatccctaaaaaattcatagaagcTAAGTTCACTCcatactttcagaaaatgagctttaaaaaaagtgagTGCTTCTGACCCATTACTCATAGCCAAACTGGTCCTCCAGTACTCCGACTTGACCGTAAACTGTCATTCTTGATTtgtcagagaagaaaaacatttgcTTGGTCTTAAAAGCAGAAAAGCCCTCCcttatttttaagagaaaagaaTCAAATAAACATCATCTGGTCGTAGAAGACTCCCAGATCATCTTGCATGAAGTTATGAAGATCCTGGGTTTTCAGACAATTCCTCCTCTGTTCCTACTTTGAATATTGATGGTCAAAATGCGAAACAATGTATGtctgtttgcgatgttgcagaattcctgtcatacttaattttttcttgtgaaaaccAGTATTTATTAACATCGTCTGTTAtggtttgttttctttctaGTTATTGTACCAGAGAAGACGAATATCCTCATTCGTTACCTTCACCAACACTGGGAAAAGAAAGTAAGTTAACAGTCAGTTTTTTTATCCGCACATATGAAGGTGTTAGAGTCAGAGAGCTGAAttgcattgcaatattgccaagtttcaccTGATATAATTTCTTCATACATTATGCATGCTTGGTTTACATggagaatttctgaaaattccagTCAGATCACATGAAAATGATCATAAAACATCAACCCTTTTtgggtagaaaaaaaaattgctaagtgaATCTTTGCATTGTTGCAATGTAATTGAGCCTTTCTGTCTTCGAGCCCTTCCTAAagtctatttttttattattttcaccgATATTAAAATTTATCAGGGTTTCTGGAAGTCTGAATAATGGGTCCAGTATGGGCGCATGGGGGACTGTAATGAAGCTGTTAagcattttaatgaaatttgctGACTCAgcctcaaaatttcataaatgacCAAGTTCTTTCTTCGTCTCATCAAATCATTAGTTTGCAGATGAGACCACAAGAAAATTTAGTAGGCGAATTGCAAAACAGAATCGCCCTTCACTTTCTGCACGCTTTTCTTCTAGATTTGATCATTATTCCTCAGCCATGAATGTTGGCatccttaattttaatttaaatataagTTTCATTGTTATATATTTATACATTCTGCAGAGAATCTTGTTGAACAATACTTCGTAGTATTTTGTATGAACATGGCTCTGTGCAGCtcaaaaggaacaaaaaaattcaagtggtAACGGAGATTTGGTTTCAACAATTACAGGATGAACTGGGCTGCTAGCCATTTTGTGGTAAGAAAGGTTTGCCCTTGTGAGTTCCTAtgattaattggactgcattttgcaatttggaactataaattctggctctcctggaaaaacacttatgtgcatagagaaactaatggcacatacgttgttttttaaccgggctagaatttatagttccgaattgcaaaatgtagtccaatttaagtTCTTGAAGTCTTGACATTATTAATTTAACACCATTCGGTGACTTAAAATTCTGAACAGTAGCTAACTATTTGATCCTCTCATTACAGCAAGCCAGTATAAAGAAACGTGACCACTTGAACGTGGACAGCAGTGACGAAGCTTCAGTACGGAAAAAACCCCGACTGGATGTGCGAACTGACATGTCACCATAACTGCTTGTAAAGATTTCGTGTCTAATCTCACAAATTTTACTGTTGATCAGTGAAAAACTGGCAAGTTGTTCGAAGAAAAGTCAATAAGAAAATTCAGTGGACGAATTTCAAAACGGAACCTCCCTTCAATTTCtctgcattttttcttttagattttaACTTTATCAAAGTGATATCTAATTTTAAGCATGTTATTTTAGCCTTTTTTTGCATTCATCATCGATCGGTATTATGGGATGGGGTGAAGTCCAACCAGTATTCACaaagggttgccacagtcagggataacttggaaatgtcaggaaaaaagagggaagtttcagggaaaaattgtcacgtCGCCTGTATTtactttttagaatgggtttggtatttcaaacaacaaatttcaacAGGTCGTCAAGGAATTTTTATAAATTGTGTCAGGGAGATCAGGGAAATgcttagaaaaattattttccaaattctgtggtaaCCGGCATTTATATCACCCTGGAATTCGGGTTACTTGATTTTCTCTTCCGAGTATGACTTTTCTATGCCCACTTGTTTGAATTTAATCTCTTActttttaagttaattttgtaaattttttaagttctttttttgtgttatgAATGATATTGCAGATAGTGAAGTGTGTCAAGAATGAAAATATAATATTGTTATAACTGAAATAATTGGTAATTTCTCTTCTTCTGTATTTAAATAGAGCTTATCGATGCTCCAGTTCCTCTTTGTACAAACCAGTTTTTTACGGGAAAGAGTGTGCACTTGGCCTTGTATCTCTGAAgttctaatttatatttttaagaatttaccATGAAATTCTTTGCATTCATTTACAACCATTAGCAcgaaaatgcaggaaaaatagTACATCAACCAAAAATTCTCTTCGTCAAGTACAAAGGCGATATGCCGTacttaatttacaaaaaatagtCAGACTAAGCAAATGGTTAATTTGAATGCAATATCAAGTGGACGGGTAGgtattttcttttgttattACAAATAATTTAGAGCAGTAGAGCTTTTTTTCCTGCCTtttaaatcactgaaaaaagctGAGTTGTGAATGTTGAAAGTGGGAGGGAACTTCAGAAAAGGAATTACCCGGTGTAAAAAAAGCATTTtatattcaagaaaaaaaattattacatggtttttttgttaataattttaaaggagaattttGCACCACTTTCAAATCATAAGCTTGAACAGAACTTTGCTCGGTACTAACAGACACTTTAATTGAGTCATATACATTTTCTCTATGATAACGACCTACAGTCATAAAATTTAACACCCAGTGCATGCCAATTAGCAGCTAAAGACCCATTTAGTGACTACTTCATTCAGTATTTGACACACATGGACTATTGTTTTGAAATCAATTGCTTTAAGGCGCTTTTTAAAGCCAGCACTATAACAGGCAATATATTGGATGATGTAACCGCTAAATGAGCTAATTCttaaagagttttaaaaattgattcagCATTCATTCAAAAATAGTAAGTGATGAAGagcattttacaaaataatccTTCAACTAAGTTTaagcttaaaaatttacttgacCATCTTCCTGTAAAATATAGAAAGAAGCACCTACAACGAGACAAGAAGTATCTCAGCCTTTCCACTGCCAGGCTgaataaattcttaaaaatcaaTGGTCAAGATACAAATTACATAGGTAAAAACAAGACTAGTTTTGATTCAGAGTCCAAGTCAAGAACGGTGGACCGGAAATTGAAATAGTACATGGGAAACTGTTCAGAAAATTGCTTTGATCATGGCGAATAAAAAATAGTgcacaaaattcaaaatcttacatacGAGGAAAACTTCCAGGGTTTTCTAAGAACTATTTACATTACgaacttaaaaaaatatcagaCCATGATATAAAAACTATACAGGGGCAAAATAGATCGATCTGCACAAATAGAAATCAACTGTGAAACTACTAGGccacatatctcatttgcgaAGATGCAGAATTCCTGTTGTGCTTCATTTCTTAAACTAAAAACTACTCatcatcaattcttgaaaagttccgtgattttccctctatgtgcgaagaaaacctcaaggaatgatattgatttgttatccttcaaaaagataaaataggagcagagatttttaaacaccgcaaatgagataggTGGTCTCGTAGTTTCACTGTTAAAATGCTCCTCTTGAAATATTATCAAGTAATCATTTGTGTATGTTTGCAGTGCATACGTAGAAACCTTTTTTTTGGTTGGATTAATtggacaattggactgcattttgcaatttggaccgataaattccagcccggtttaaaaacaacgtatgtgccattagtttcccaatgcacataagtgttttttcaaatgggccagaatttataggtccaaattgcaaaatgcagtccaatttagcTAGTATTAGAGGTACTACATCATACGCTGCCTAATTTTCTTGACGTTTTggtttttaaatagaaaactaagtgtattttgtgtaatttttaccaaggtgTTGTGGTAGGTTAATGAAAACTGAAATGAAATTCTTTACTTATCAATACCATATCAGAATCAGGAGTAAAAATTGCTTGAAATACGGCCATTATGGTATTGTTAAACCAAATTCTTTTAGAAAACTAGGTTTGAGTGAAACTTgagattttgtaaatatatttttcataatctgcagtaaattcacagaaagtttGAGAGCGTTGGGTAGTtcagttttctctttaaaaaaatgaaacatgagagaaaattaggcatcGAGAAATGGACTTGGGCTAATAATTGGCCCAAATGCACCGGGAATGAACCGGAATTACCCATTAATTCTGGTTTATCCGTACGATTTTACCGGAGAGAATCTATTCAAACTAGAGAGTTACACTAGGATAAACCCTGTTCTAAATGAAATCTTTAAACTCAGTCCAGGCTAAGTagatttcattgaaattctaaaaatgtctTCTTTCTTTAAATACAAATCCAGTTTTGCAGCTAACACATACCTTAACATAACATAGCGACTTAGGTGAGATCACTTTACATTgagttttttacttttattattTACAAGAATATTAAAGTAAAAAGACTGAAAGTCAAATGGTCGGGTCGTCGGTCAAAAACTAACGAAGTGACAGTGTGGCTCTAGGTGACAGAATGTGCACCTCCATCCGATACATTTATCAAAAGGAAGAGAAACTAgggtttaaaaaagaaaagtttccacaaaaaaaattataaaaacagcTTAGCCAGGATAAACAATTAATCGGTATCTATAAAAGTCAATTCCAGTCTTGAAAGGACCATTCTAGCAATAGCAGGCAATACTCATTATACTTTCATCCTTATCTCCaaggaatgaaagaaaaagtttATCTATTATTAAATATGAGCCCCCTTCCCTTCACCCCTTTTTTCCCACGCCTGTCATGACTAATGGTCATATCAGCTTTCATACGTGTGTTTTACAATATTTGATATATTTATGGTCAGTTTTTCTCGATCAGGAACATAGCATCATGTACACAGATTAATACAATCACAAGAGGATCACATAAGATGTTCAGCGACAAGAAAAATTGCCATTAAAATCGTATTTCAACAAATTTGTATAAATTCTTATAAAATTCCACAAAATCatgtgaaaatttttaaaaaaattattacaggCAGAAAGTTCATTCTACGCCTGGCAATATGTCATGAAATTTACAAAGCAACTGAACCTGTAAAATCAATACCAAACAGACTTGTTTATAAAAAGTAGTAAAAGTAATAATAGTAGAAGTAGAAAGAGGCCGGGTTGACCAGAGAGACGCCTTCAAAAGTCCTAGGCACTGAACTTAATGCCATTAGACAtatctttttcctcttcaagGCTAAGTGGCCATCTGATGAGCAAACAGTAGATCGAATCAACAACCATGGCAGACGCTACAAGCGAAAAATTTTTGAGCTTGCCCTTCGATCTCTTAATGATGGGTGACACAAGTAGTCATGCACACTTCCAGCAATCTGTGATTTCATTGCCACACCGTCGAACAATGAGGGAATCAAAGAATTGATTTCCAAAACACTTCTGATCAAAATTGACACCTGCCTTTTTTGTATCTCTAAAAATAGGAATAACTCACAAActgctgtaaaattttcaaagaatatacACTTCaacagcgccccccccccccaaaaaaaaaaaaattgcacaaaatcTTGCGAAATAAAACATGTTTCATTTCCGTTCATCGATATAAATTTTAACTAAAGAAAGTTTGCATCATAGCAAAAAGAGAAACATACATTTCTAGTTTTAGAATGGATATGTCACGAGAAAAATTTACATTACATTTGATACATGTCGATGGCCAAGGTACGAAACCACATATGCGACCTGGCAGACTGTCTGTCATACTTAGTTTTTTTATTGGAAACTAGTCAAAGATAttccttaaaaacttccttaatttttcttctctcttagcagaaaattctgtgtaaatttcaagtcCATTTATTACCCTTCAAAAGAACAAAAggggagcggaaattttaaaatatcgcaATGAATTCGCACTTTGGCCACCAAAACGTACTTCTTAACATAAAACTGAACACTAATATTGCCACATCGAAAAAGTCATCAATGTTGCTTACGTCCGAGGTTTTGCACAGTCTCAGTCTCATTAAAAAGAGAGCAAatttatttggactgcattttgcaataagaaatttctattttctatttctgactcatttttgaaacaacctGTCtttttagtttctctatgcagatagatgcttttctgccgtgctaaggaagaacgccgtatgagcctttaagtttcctccgataaaaaccgaatttactgagaaaattacaaataatattttccaaaattttgtgcgcagttcatctaaaatatctgaaaatttcaaggaaaaatacgcatgaatgttgtcaaaaatacctcttttatcaagggaaatttggcaactatcgaatgttcatacaggcgttcttccttatcacagCAGTTTTATGGGTAAGCTGAAAACATTAATTCCTTATCATCAAATACAGACCAGTTATTGTTACTTAGATACTGCtgttttttagaattttatctCATTGAGGTTTCACTGTAAATTGCCTCGCTAAGAGGTATCTTCAAAATCCACTGAGCTACCTCTCTCATCATATTAACATAAAGAAGACTTACAAATCGATAGAAAGTTTCAACAAGCATTTGAAAGATACAAATTGACTCACACTTCTATCAAAAAAGATCACACCTCACATCTCTTCGTTTTTTCACCTCTTACGTTTACAAGCTTCCAAACTTTTATGTGTTGAAGATCAGGTGCTCATTGCCAGAAAGCTGTTTTACTTATAAATTCAGTCACTTCCAGTTTTTTGGAGACCACAAATGAGGACTTGGGCGCAGAATGGGAACTCCTTAATTCCAGAATTTTCGTTTAAATTTTAACTCttgataggaaaaaaaaatgccgaaaGAGAGATGAAATTTTAACTGGATATTCCTTATAATTTGGACGTATCGATGCTTAAAAGATCTATGTTGCACAAAAATCCTACGAACGTAGTTCATTTTAGCGTACATAGGCCCATTTAACAATACCTTTAGCACAATTCTCAAGTTTAATACTGATACAAGTAGtagtttcttcaaaattaaagaaattgttGGCAAATCTTAAACACTGGAATCACCCGAGCATCCAAGTCCTCAATTATTAACCACTTCCTAATACTATACTTCTATCAGTAAATTCTGCTGCTCCAAAATAATGAACAATGACAAGTTCATACAGTAATTTCTGTTCTTGCTACGTTCTTACAAAAGAATCTTAGCTGGTAAAACATTTTGAGAGAATGTTCCTTGatagtttcagaaaaatcattCAACATTTCTAACAGTAAGTTCCCtatattgaaatgaaaaaaggcggaaattttaaaataccaagATCCATGTTTTCAACTTGTATAACTGATAAGTACTCAGCTTCATAACCAAAAATTATGTTCTGAATTCATTCTGATAATAAGTACTTTCGAATTTTAAGAGAACATAAAGCTCAGTTGTGGTCTATTTGTAGAGAAAACTGACAGTAAGTTCCGAATTGACTagactgcgggctgatttttgaaactgatagacaaaggggACAGACAGAAATGGGAGGGATCCTAATGGTGGAAACGGAAAGTTGCAATGACGATAGAAGTgagtaatagactgactaacagCAACCTACGAGAGCCCCTTTAGATAGTCCATCAATTTCTACCTTAGTCTTTAAGAACCAACtttttcaaccgataggatcgctcaattttccctcTGTCTTCTTTATCTACGGCTttatctattaatttcaacaatcagcccgctgcaggTTTTGTACCTTGACGTTTAGTCAAACAGACAACAAATATAGAGGAGCTTTTAGGGAAAGGGGCCCAAATTGAAAAATCGTGTTAGGGCATAAtacatttgaagttttcattattACTTTCTGGCCACTAACGGTGACTCactaaaaaattaggaaatttacTCTCAAGGAAATTTGAGTCCAGGCTCCAATGAGAGCCAATGTCAATTTCCAGAAAGTGCTTAGGTacacttcaaatgcatttcttTGACGCaatttttcgcccctttttccgAAAAGCTCCTCCAATCTTGAGCTGCAAAAATATTGTGATGGATCAACCAAAAGCTAAGAAGCGTCCGTTCAAAGTTCAATGAAACCTATATTCTTCAATGAACAACGGAAGAGTTAATACAAATCTGAGAGCAGATTTAAAAATACATCTGAAgggggtaaaaaaataaatagattacAATATTCACATTAAATTAGGGTTCATCCATATCTGGGTTTTCGTAACTTAGCAcgctcaatttttcaatcattcatttATAATTTGACATTATAATGTGTTACAGTATTTTGGTCGTGTAGACTcaattttaagttgttttttgaTGTAATTCATCTAATTTATTATTTGAAGACATATTAAGCAAGACATAAGGAAGTATTACGATGCTAGGATTTGCAATGCTTGGCATTGCAATGTATACAGAGGTAAACTTTAATTGCTTGTGGGGAAAATTGCTAATACAGATGAGttaaggggggaaaaaatctcCAATACAAATGAATTGATGCACCTAATACTTTGCCGGATGTATGATTTTGTGAGTGATAAATTGtgtattttccacaaaaatgcaCCCAATCAGCTCAGTTGCATTGGTCATAGAATCGAGTTTGGATATTATAAGCTTTGAGATTGACAGAAATCGATAAGATCAGTTTAACTACTGAATTTCTTCGTCCAATATTGACGGAGATATCGCAAATTGAAAAAGCCCAGCGTATGACATCATTTAATGCAGtagtgcataccatggtttcaTCCGTATGTTACGCCCAGCAactagtgcaaatgtgtgtaCCACTGATTGTGAGAGATAAAACTAAGGTGGGGCAAAACTATGATATGCACTACTGTAGTGGTTGATGTCATATGCCTGGTTTTTCGATAAGCAATGTCTTTGGTAATACAGGGCAAAGGGCCTTTGAATAGATCTTATTCTCTTCTACTAATGCATAAGtttaaatcatcaaaacacaattgTACGACGAGCGCAACAGACCCATATCAACtgcattcaatttttcgtaaaatatgcattttatcTGGGATTATTAAAGTATGAATACTGAAAGGATATTATTAATACTAAGTTTCTGCTGAGTTCAGAGCCAACAAGCATTCTTTACTATCAAGGTCCAAAAAATAGAGAAGCAAGTTATGTCATACTTCAGGCATAAGGCAGTTGACTggctgaaaaaattaagttacctAAGCTATTAATTGAGAGGTAGATCTTCCTAGTTACAATAGAGCCTCTGTACAGTTTGCTCTTACAATTATCTGTTCTCAAACTATCTATCAGATGATGAAGAGAACTGTTTAAATAATTACTGAGGGAAACTATTGACATTCGATCCTTCGCATCAGAGGTTACACTTCTGTTCTTCCGCAGCCAAAGCGTAGTAAGTTAtccagaaatttcagttttacCAAATGCATAAAGTTTTTTCTGGAGAAAGTAAGGGAAAAGAATGGGTGTCGTTGAGGGCCAAAATTGGCCCCTTCCTACATTTTGATAACTTCAGCGTTGCTTGACGGTAAAAGATCTACATTCCACAGAATCGAATCCTTTCAGCAAGACATATTGCCCTTAACATGGGTCTGAAAGTCAAGAATGCCCAttagtcataatttttttgaacttaATGTAACACAGTATGGGAAAcctgaatcaaaacaaaactgACCTGCATATGCTCTTACGCTTCATTTGAAAACTGAGAAGTTGAAGTTGAAAAACTgtataaaattcaaatatatCATGACACATTACCATTTTTAGCTTTGAGACCTAAGGTTACTCTCGCTGAAAGGATTCAAAGAATAGctacaaaataattattttcgttAAATATAGACATTCTACTGTCGAAGATTGCTTGAGTTACAGAAGTCTGCTGATGTAAACATTCAATACCAGTATAAACCTTTAATGTAacctttccttgaaattttgtcgGTTATTTTGGTTTAAACTTTTAGGAAATTGCTCTTGAATCATCAGTTTTTGTAGAGCTCATGACTTTTGACCCATAATGTTGTAATGTAAATTtctattaaaaatttctaaaaattggaCTCGAGGATCCACAGAACTTTGGCACTAAAAGACTGAAACCAATAAAAAAAGATGACAACATACATTTTCCAGTTGACCTCTTACGGTAGGTAAAACAAAATTAGTGACATTTACAAAACTGTCCAAATGGAATGTTACAAGAGGTGCACCACATTTTTGAGCACTAGAACTTCAAAAATAATACTGTCATTTCAGGTGGCTCAATGCCAGATGCTACAGAGCAATAATAGGCAATGTGGATAGCTCCAAAAAGAAACAGAGAAAGAGAATGAAAACCAGAGAGCAAATTGAAGACCTGCTGACTTGTTTCAATCCTTTACTCTTCCAGCGGGTCAAAGTGACACAGAAACAGAGAATATCAATATCTGCtggctgatagttgaaattgatagacaatactgtagacaaacaagacaaaaggtatatggagggatcctattggtagaaatgGGTGGGTGTAATGGACAGGAGAGGTAAGTAATACACTAACAGTCTAATGGGAGGGACCCTTcagtaagtccatcattttcccccttggtcCAAGACattcacccatttcaaccaataggacctCTTCATACtccctctgtcttctttgtcaatcaatttcaataatcagcactTACTATGAAGATGACATAGGTCATTAACATGGGTCATGCAACCTTACAATAGATAACATAGAATCAAGTATATTCAAGTGTTCATCCCTCATATGTCTTGATTCATAAATACGTAGAAGAATTGCGCGATGGTAATAGAAACAGCCAGAATCCCTCCATAAACGTTTTGTTAATTCTTTGGAATTC is a window from the Bemisia tabaci chromosome 10, PGI_BMITA_v3 genome containing:
- the LOC109033730 gene encoding DET1- and DDB1-associated protein 1, which produces MSVAEFLKGLPSYNETNFSRYHADSAGRASNKRPSIYLPTNDYPSEQIIVPEKTNILIRYLHQHWEKKQASIKKRDHLNVDSSDEASVRKKPRLDVRTDMSP